In a genomic window of Babylonia areolata isolate BAREFJ2019XMU chromosome 3, ASM4173473v1, whole genome shotgun sequence:
- the LOC143279932 gene encoding trifunctional enzyme subunit beta, mitochondrial-like yields the protein MAALVCRRFPLSRSSFYRDGVRCLSTSSFQNASAQPAAAKKSLAKPNVRNVVLVDGVRTPFLQSGTFYKKLMPHDLARTALQGLLKRTGLPKDAVEYVVYGTVIQEVKTSNVAREASLGAGISDRVPAHTVTQACISSNQAITTGIGLIASGQCDAVIAGGVEFMSDVPIRHSRKMRGLMLTMNKAKTVPARLQLLRQMLTPSALTPELPAVAEFSTNETMGHSGDRLAAAFNVSRQEQDEFALRSHTLAFEASEKGLLTDRLAYKVPGVATPVEKDNGIRPSSMEAMGKLKPAFIKPHGTVTAANASFLTDGASACLIMSEEKALAMGYKPLAYLRDFLYVAQDPKDQLLLGPAYATPRILDKAGLSLSDISVFEYHEAFAGQILANLKALDSDWFGTNMMGRKGKVGAPPMDKLNLWGGSLSLGHPFGATGVRLVTTAANRLQKEDGQFGLVAACAAGGLGHAMIVERYPR from the exons ctgcagCAAAGAAAAGTTTGGCCAAGCCAAATGTTCGCAATGTGGTTTTGGTGGATGGTGTACGCACACCATTCCTGCAGTCTGGGACATTCTACAAGAAACTGATGCCCCATGATTTGGCCCGAACAGCTTTGCA gGGGTTGTTGAAAAGAACTGGCTTGCCCAAAG ATGCTGTGGAATATGTGGTCTATGGGACAGTCATCCAGGAAGTTAAGACCAGCAATGTTGCAAGAGAG GCATCTCTGGGTGCAGGGATTTCGGACCGTGTTCCTGCCCACACAGTCACCCAGGCCTGTATCTCCTCCAACCAGGCCATCACCACAG GCATTGGCCTCATTGCCAGTGGGCAGTGTGACGCAGTGATCGCCGGGGGTGTGGAGTTCATGTCGGATGTGCCGATTCGTCACAGCCGCAAGATGCGTGGCCTGATGCTGACCATGAACAAAGCCAAGACGGTACCTGCCCGCCTACAGCTCCTCAGGCAGATGCTCACCCCCTCTGCCCTCACACCAGAG CTGCCTGCAGTGGCAGAGTTCTCCACCAATGAAACCATGGGCCACTCAGGTGACCGGCTGGCAGCTGCCTTTAATGTCAGCAGGCAGGAACAG GATGAGTTTGCTCTGAGGTCCCACACCCTGGCCTTTGAAGCATCAGAGAAAGGACTGCTGACAGATCGACTGGCATACAAAGTCCCAG gtgtgGCAACACCAGTGGAGAAGGACAATGGGATCCGCCCATCCTCCATGGAGGCCATGGGAAAACTGAAGCCTGCTTTCATCAAACCACATGGCACAGTGACCGCCGCCAATGCCTCTTTCTTG acggacggtgcctctgcctgtctgatcATGTCTGAGGAGAAAGCCCTGGCCATGGGCTACAAGCCACTGGCCTACCTCAGGGACTTTCTCTATGTGGCTCAGGACCCCAAGGATCAGCTGCTGCTGGG GCCTGCATACGCAACACCTCGCATTCTTGATAAAGCGGGACTGTCCCTTTCGGATATCAGCGTGTTTGAGTACCATGAAGCTTTTGCT GGTCAGATTTTGGCCAACTTGAAAGCACTGGACTCGGATTGGTTTGGAACCAATATGATGGGGCGTAAGGGCAAG gtgggaGCCCCGCCCATGGACAAACTGAACCTGTGGGGAGGGTCCCTGTCTCTGGGACACCCGTTTGGTGCCACAGGGGTACGTCTGGTCACCACTGCTGCCAACCGTCTGCAGAAGGAGGATGGACAGTTTGGTTTGGTGGCTGCCTGTGCTGCTGGGGGATTG GGACATGCCATGATTGTGGAACGATACCCCAGGTGA